The sequence GCCTGAAGTTTTTTCCCCAACTTCATTTTGCCGTTTTGAAGTAGTACATCCTCGCTTTCATTCTCTTAGATTCTTCAGAGATGTCTTTGCCAATTtgtttacttctgttttatttttaaaagacaaaccCCCGGTGGCCATAAGCTCTCAAGTCACTTTTGAAAACATTGTCTTGCCTGTAAGTGCTTTGTTTGTGATCCTCTCCAGTCCTTTAGGCTATTGTTTATGAGCTGGAAGGCATCTACGCTCGGGCTAATCACGCTGAATGCCAGCAATTCCCCCAGCATGATTTGTTGCACAAGCCAGTGGGAGCGTGGTTTGTTGTGATCTAAGTTTATTATGGAAAACCCACGTTTGCTCACACCAGCCTGACAAAATGGGAGACCTCGTCCAAAACCTTCCGAGGGGAACGACAATCTGGCCGCTGATTTCGATGGCATCTGGGACTGGCTCAAAGGTCTAGAGCTCTGCCAGCAGGAGTGGCACCGTGGAAAAGCAGGTAGCCCAGGAGCCAGCCAAATCTTCCTTTAGAAGCTGTTGTTTGCTCAGGGTTGGATGCAGATCTAGGAGGCTGCCACTGCTGCgtgctgttttcctcttcctcactgCATGTCTTTTTTGAAGCTCCTTTCTGACCCGGCTGGTGCCCTGGGCAGAGCTCCCACGGCTGTcagctggggctgaggctggcCTGCACCGATGCCCTCCCTATACATCACAGGAAGAAACAGCtccttttgtgtgttttgagtCTCACACTTGAGTATCTGATAGTTGccttcttggttttgttttgtttttgttttgtttttttttacaagaaaatgcaCTCAGCCACCTCCTCCATGGCTCTTAGGCTTTGCAGACCTCTGGCACTCAGAACCTCTGGCACTCAGAGGTCTGCAAAGCCtcagtcatctttttttccaggatgaGAAGACCCAGCGTATAGAGCCAGCCTGTCCAGGGGGAGTGTGTGGAAGTGCTCGGCTCCAGCTGCATCAAAAGGGCAGCTCTGCCACCCCGGCTGAGATcacaggggagcagggagcgcGCAGAAACCCCGGCggctctgcagggaggcagcaggggaggcaggGCGGCTGTGCCACGTCTCCCTTTGACACCTGCGCTCTCTTTGAAGGCTGCCCTCCACAGCCAGGCAGAGAGCTCCTATTGCTGCAACTCCATGAATACCAAACGTCTGAGGAATTGCTGCAAAATGAGCTCAGTTGGACAGAACCGTCACACTCCCCCAACCAAGGTATCCTTGCAAATTAAGATTTTCAGCGCATTGAAAGGATGATGATGCGAATACGTATTTTGGGAAGGACGTCAGGGCAAGAGCCCAAACCCAAGCCATCGCTTGGGTGCGCAGGAGGTCTTGTTCTAAAGCTTGCCTACATAGGAGGAGTTCGTTTCCAAAGGGTGAGAATGCCCGAACATCAATAAACTTTCTGATACGCGTTTGCACAAAACTTATGGCTTTGGGTGAATTTTGATGCATCGAGGCAGAGCCGTAATGCAATACAGACCCTCATGTCAGAGGTAATCAAGTGTTATTAcaagagctgctggctgtggggccCCTCCTGCGCACACACATGGGTACATATGGAAGTTATTAACAAGTTTCAGCGGAGGATTTCGGGAAATTAACCCCTGCGACCCCGCTGCACTGCTGGAGGGCAGCTGGTCGGCAGCAGATGAAGAGCAGCTTCCTGCTGCATGCCTGCGGCGTGCCGGGACCGAAAGCCAGCCCCCGGCAGCCTGGTAAGAGGCAGCCTCTCTCGCAAAAGGACCAAACATTTCGACTTTGGATGTGAGGACGAGCGgttgaaaaaaaacatctgcGAGGCTGTATAAATTTCCTCGACAAACTGAAATGAGTCAGCTGGAGAAATGTGTAACATAAcgtataaaaatgcaaacaattttCTTCTATTCCCCGAATGGTGCTGGAGAGCTTGTGAGGAAGTTCGTAATTTCTTTACAAGTCCCTTTAGGAGCCACCAAGCAAAGTGCTTGGATGCTGGCCAcaaggagctgctcctgcacgGAGGGACCAGCTCCGGGGCAGGGTGGCTGCAGTGAACATCTCCCACCCATTGACATCGTTTGCAGTCACGCCTTGGAATTAACCTCTTCTGATTTTACTTTGCACATCTCTGTCTGAAAAGTTTAAGGAAAAAGGCTTCTCTCCCAAGATCCAAGCAGAAAATGGAGGAGGACTCTAAAGACAGCCACATCCAAATGCACTTCTCCCATTCTTGTTCTTCCCaaattggtttgttttcttgctcCAGTTTTGATCTGAGAAGTGCCCTCTCCTCCGGAATAATGAGGATAGGCACCATAATGTGCTTTAAACTTTCACAATATAACAATACTTGGCAGTCATTCACTGCTTTCTCATCCTCAGATCTCAAATCAATTTGCTACAGCCCTGCATAGAATTGACTTACAAGTAAGTCAGAGACAAATACTTGCTGtgcaattacaaaaaaaaaaaaaaaaaataaagtaaaattaacaaaatatagTGGATTTTATTAAAATCCAAACTATTTCCTCCTCCCTTGGTGTGATTTTCCTCAGGCACAGCCCCGGCCACAGACACAGCTCTTGCGCAGCCCTCAGCCGTGCAGCCCAAGATGCTCATTTCAGGCCAAATGAGAACGGTTCATCGCCAGGTCAGCGCAATCCAGTTCGAAAGCTCTTCCCTCGGCGAGTTATAACCGCTGCCATAAAACAGAAGCATTCCTGTACTCGGTTATAAACGTGAAAGAAACGAGCCCGCTCCTTCCCTACCACCCCTGGTTTCTaaagggaaggcaggaaggcagccaGAGAAGAAAGGAGCGATGAGGTGGGCCGGAGACGCGGTCCCAGCCCCACTCCTCCTAGCGAGGGAGGGCAGCACACAGAGCTGACCCTGCCAGGGCTTCCCCTGAGGGCCAAGGCAGGTGCCCAAAGCCACCTGAGATGCCACAGGGTGGGCACATGAGCTACAGATGTGCTCATCCATAGTGGCACCTTGGGTTGAGCAACAGGATGGTGCCCAAGACCCAGCCAAACCCACGGCAGGGAGCAGCACCAAGAGCATTAGTGTGGCCCCCAAAAAGACCCCAGGAGGTCTCCGTCCATGGCATGGCCAGCTCTGAGGTGACACCAAGCTGCTCAAGGCTTCACCCAGTTGGGTCTTGAAAACTTCCAAGCGTGGAGgctgcacagcctctctgagcaacctgccCCCGGCTGGACCTCCCAAGGGGTGTCCTCCTATCCAGTCTGGACTTGTTTCCACCACATCCCATTTCCCACCACGCTGTGGTGAGTCTCGCTCCTTGCTGACCTCCTTTTAGGCACAGGCAGGTTGCTGTGAACTACCCCTGAAGGCATCTCCTCTCCAGGTCCAACAAGCCCAGCTcgctcagcctctcctcacagggcaAGTGCTCCAACCCCCGGAGCACCATGGGGTTGTACCCCTGATCTCACTCCAGTTTTTTGGTTGCATCAGAGAGCCCCAAAACTGGATGCAGTATTCTAAACGGTGTCTAAAGAGTGGCCAGTATGGGGAGACGATCACTCCCCTCACCTACTGGCCATGCTCCTGTTGGAacagcccaggatgctgctggcctttGCTGCCAGGCACCCTGTAGATTCAGCCTGCTGCCTGGTGCTTGGGTTGCAGTGCTCGGACAGGGCCGCTCCACGAGGTGGACACAGCGGCAACCCCGGGCAAGGGGGTTTATCTGAGCGGGGCTCCAGGCAGGTCAAACCCCAGCCCCCGGAtgctgctgcctggagcagcacagggcaccCTTGCCCTGGTGCAGGGCATCGCAGCCCAATCTGCCCTCTGACAGACCCAGCAATGATAACGGGCCGCACAAAGTGGTTCCTCAGACAAGATATCCGAAGCGGAGAGAGCAAATTCAGAGCGCCAGCTCTCTACATTCGGCTTTTTCACCCTGCGTGGGTCTGAAGGGCAAAGCCAGCGTGAGCTCAGCAGCCTGCGTGCACGAcgctctgctggctgctctctGATCTGACTCAGGTGTCAAATTTTATAGTATCCAAACACACTGACCTCCTTTCACAAAGGTGGTTTTAGTCACTGATTTTGAGGACATCATACCCACTTGCACCCCTAAAATGAACCACAATGCTAATTTTCTTAGTCCTATTTAAACCTTCTCTATCCCTCTCAGTTGCAGTCACCCTCACCACTTACAGTTCATCACTGCTGTGCTTCCTTCACTCAgtacaatttttaaatactaaaaatacttctgaaagtcTTGCCTCTATCTATTTACGAAGTGTCCTATGTTtataaaattctttatttattgcACTGTAAGGTGAACTACGTTTATTGTTCCCATCTAAGACCCTTCATGTACGTACTGCTTTTGGTCTTTGTAAGAAATTCACTTGTTCAGTTTCAGTTCGATTACCATATATCTCTGCACCAAACTAACCATGTTTCCAATGCTGCAAGGGAATGAAAATACTGTAATGTATTcattagcttttaaaaagaagtataaaaacatgtttattaacatttaaaagtCGTATAAAAAATTCTttgcgttttttttttgagacaaaaccaaaacatcttTTTACAGTCCATAGATGGCAGCAGCATACTATCAGATGAGCGTAAGGAAGGGCGCAGGATTGATCTGTTCACACCCTCGCAGAGCAGACCAGGCTCTCTGGACCGGGACTGCCTCTGCTGGAATGCAATGCCCGTAGTATAAACCCATCTGCACTCCCAAAAACCTGTTTGAATAAAGCAAGGCAAAATGCAGTGAAGCTGCACGTACTGTAAATAGCTGCAGCAGTCTTCCCCGAGTGCAAGTGTTGACGTCTGTTTGTGCAGCGAGGAGCAGGGCGCGCTCCCACCCGCGTGGCTCTCCGGTCCGCACGGGGGCCGTGCCCACCGGTGCCCAGGCTGCAGCGCTGTGGGCCTGGTCCCAGCCATATCGCTTTGCGAGGGCACATGCATAGCACAGACTAGCTCAGGCACTttgggggacctgggggggacAGGCAGCTCGCCCCGCTCTCAAGCTTATAAGGCACGACTGGAGCAAAGAGCAGGACCCGGGGGTGGAAACCGCTGCCCTCCCGGTCTGGCTTTACCCCAGCCACTGCAGGGAAGGCCACACGTGCTGTGCACCTCCAAGGACACAGCTCTCGTGGCCGGTGGGTTGGGGcacctgccctcccctgcctctCCGAGCAGCTACCTCGGCCCCGCCGGCACGGCCAGGCGGCAGGCGCGTCCCTTCGCCTCCCACACGCCCGCCATCATctcccagccccggctgcggaggggctggggacaaCACTTTGCTCTGACCCCCGCCTCCTGCCCAGGGGTGACGCCGCCACCTCCTGCGGGCACGTCCCTGCGGTGTCCCCCGCGGCAGCAGCACCACCGGCGGCAGGCAGGCGCCGGCGGCACAGTTCTCGAAGCGTGGGCACCGCTCGGCGGCTCCGGCACAAGGGCTCGGAGAAGACCAGGGGGGTTCCCCCCATCTCATCAAAGTGCAAGGGGTTGTTGCGGGTCCCCGccaccaccagctccagcagccggACCACGCAGTCCGAAAACCAGTTCTTCAGGCGGAAATAGCCCTCCTGGAAAGAGATGCGGAGGCTGACGGGCCCCGTGGGCATCCGCACGCTCAGGCTGAACAAGCAGTTGCCCTGCGAGCTGTCCCGCACCAAGTAGGTGCCGACGGGCTCCCGCTGGAGCTTGGCGTGGGCCTCCCCCACGGACAGGGGGCCCCAGTAGAAGTCGCTGGCCTGGAGGATGTTGAGGGACCGCTCCAGGACCTCCCACTCACAGCTGCGAAACATCCGGAAGCGATCGGGCAAGCCaggcggcgcggggctggggagaaCACTCCGATGCTGCCTTTGCGGACGAGAAACAGTGGCGTGCGTGTTGTGCAGATCATCTGGCCTCCCTCTGATCATCTCTCAAAGAGCCCATGGATCCTGGGAAGACGCTGCCTTTACCATCCTTCCTCCTTCGCGTCCAGCCTGCGGGAGAGAAGCAGAGTGAGGCAAACCCTCTACGCCCTTCTCGCTGGGCAAGTGGAGACAGGGACTTCACAGGGAGGAAAGACAGCAGCGAGAGCACCAAGGAGCACTGCAGGGAGCCATGGTGTGCCACTAACCCACAGCTGGAGGTACAACCAAGGAAATAAGAGCAGGAGGGGCTCCATCAGGATCCCCAGCCAGTGCAAGGCCCCACCTTACGGCACTGGGTTTATACGCTTCACAGCTAGGGGCTCCCCAGCACATCCTTTAGCAGGTTGGCTCGAATCTAGCAGATCTCGGAGATTTCCCTCTGCTGGATGTTTAGGGGCTTTTCAGAGTGGCCTTGAGACTGGCAAGAGGAAATGAGACCCCAAATGACAATGGAAAAAATTCCCGAGGCAGGAGGGTATCTTTCACTTTGGCATTCAGCGAGAGGTGGAAAGGTGTCTTTCCAGcctgcccacctcctcctctaACAGAAGGACAGACAGACCACAGGacccagaagcagcagcagatgggaACGAGCCTTTCCCACCAGACCCCAGGGACCGCTCCCTCGTCCCAGGACGCCCTCGGATCAAGTGCCCCGCACGAAATGCTTCACCATCAGCTTCAGGGCTGCCACGAGGAGACCACTTACGCTGACACCAGGCTCTACTGATTTCCGAGGAGCGATTCTGCTCGGGGCCTTCCAGCCCGTGACTTCTGCTTGTGCCGGAGGGACATCTCCCAGCgcctgcagatgctgctgcccaCTCGCAGCCACCACCCTCTGCTCCTGTGCTGCCTTCAGCCAAgtgccctccctccctcgctgTCACGACCCTGCTTGTCTCCCTCTCCATCTGCACCTCGTGTTGTCACCAGGCTGTCTGGCTTTAGAAAAGCAGATCCCTGCTCCCACTGTTGCCAACAGTCATCCATCCAAGTCATctcaattattaaaaaaaatacgtgtgtgtgtgtgtgtgcatataaatatatatatatgcataaacaTAAAAACCACAGCCCCGAGCCAGAGGCTCATTCTGTGTGAGAAGCTGAGCTGTTACATACCACTTCCCCAGGCCTGACAAGTCAGTAGCTCACCGCCAAGCCCTGCCCTCGGCCCCCTGACACACTCCATTAACCCAGTCACACTCGCTGACAGCGCCGCCACCGTGCCGGGAGCAGCACCGCCGCCGACACGCAGCCTGCGGGCCAGGAGCGCGCGGCCCCGTCTCCCGAGCCCCCCACCGCAGACCCAGGGGAGCACCAAGACTTGCGGCGGGCACACGGAGGGAAAGAGCATGAGGGAAAGCTCCAGGCTAGGCTCAGTTCCCCGTATCTCACGCCATTCAGCCGCTATTTAAAAGCCTCGTGCCAGCAGGACGGGGTGCCTTCCCCTCGTGCTGTTCTGGCACGGTATTTTTGGAAAGGAGGCACCTGACCAGCAGCGCCTTGCCTGCAGTCATCTCTTCTCTCCTCACGTCTCTCGCAATACTCAGCAGTGATATCAATAACGTCACCGTCAGGACAGGGAGCCATAAACACCGGGAAGCCTCTCCAGTGGTAAATGCGCTCAGTTTCTGGTCCTGTGGTGTGCAGGCCACGACGCCCCTGGCGCTGCTCTGAACGCTGCCGATCCTGCCCTTTAGCTACGTGTCGCCGTGGGAGGGAAATTCCACTCTGAGAAAGGTGGGAGGGGTAGGAAGGAGTTAATCAAGctgggttttttcttttccattaaaaaaaaaaaaaagaaagaaaggcagcGGTTGAAAGCTGCTCAGATGGTTCAGCAAGTCAGAATAAATCTTAGGGGAAGCTGATTTAGTGAGCTGCACACAAGTAAACACAGGCGACACGTGCAGCGTTCAGGGCAATCTATCACCACCGAAAACTCAACACCACAAGAAGCTGCAGCAACTCggtccctttccttttcctctccactgGGTAAGGAAGCTCTAGAGCCCTTTGACGTTAGTTAttataggggaaaaaaggtcATACTCCCGCTAAGGGCCTTCAGGGCTTCAGCTGCGATGGGACCAAGGAGACTCgctcccaccagcagccacTCCTCCCGAACTGCGAGCTCTCTTGGGTCCAAACCGAAGTTTTGCCAATCTCATGGGCCTAGGTTggaaaacaaatccaaacaggaaaacagaagcaagcagctgtctttcatttccaggctagctttaaaaacaacaaataaatagataatTTGTTTAAGGCTGCAGATGCTGTTtgacaaaacaagaaaaaaaacaacaactgttTGTCCCAGTTTTCAACCTTGAGTCACTCTCCCAAGTCCTTTAAGAAAAATCCACTGCTACTAGAAGTCTGGCTGACTAAGAACTGAGACTGTGTCATCGTTTCGAATTCaaagtaaatgcaaaaatagCACCCTCACAGCTTGCTCACTTGGTTTGAAATCTACATGTGGGTCAGGTCCTCAGTGTGAATTTGTTTAGCTTCAGTGACCCATTTCCAACAGATGACCGGGTGGCCGCCAGCGTAGCATTAGTTAGCCCTCTAGAAGTACTTCATGGTGTCACCTTTAAGGTTCACTTTTAATGGGTTAACGTGCGCTATGTGTCTGTGGCCTCCCAGGTGAAGGAGGCTAGGTGGACTCTTTGGACTAGAAATAAGCCAACCCTGGGGCATAATGAAACACGCGTGCATAATTAGTTCTGCTTCTGATTTGCCAAGCCcagatttgcttttttccccccgcTGCTAAAAagcccccaaaaaaacccagcaCCCAAACACTACAGCCTCCCTACAGCAAGAACAGCACTTACAGCCAAAACAACATCCCCAAAAAGCCGGTGTCCCGCTGACTGAAAGGCCGGATAAGTTTCCCCAGACCTTCTGCTTTAATGCAAGCTCAAGAGCTTTTCAAAACAAGTGCTCTTGACACGGAGCACTGTGCTCTCCTCCAGGCTCCCTACCCAGGCGAGGCAGCGGGTTTCGTGCAGGGAGAGCCCCGCGAGGCAGCCGGCTGCGCGCAGCCGCTGGTGTCAGCCAAACCACCCCGCGCCCTGGGGCTGGATACATCTGGCACGCTCAGCGGCGGCTTCACGCACGCGGTTCGGATCCGTGCTCGCACGCTGCCTTCAGGGCGCTCGGCGGGGCTTACCTCTCTCGATTTGCCATCCATAGGGGTGAGCCGCCAGATGTCAGGCCTGGAAGCGGTCTGAAGTCGGGAGCTCCGACGCAGCACCTCGCAGCTTTTGCAAAGCTTTCCTCCAGAGCAGATCCATCCTTCGGGAAGAAAGAGATGCCCGTCACACTGGTGACTAAGCCCATTAGCTGGCCGTAATGTGGATCTGAAACGCGACAAATCTGGAGGCGGTTGGTCTGCCTCAGCCTCCTCAACCTGTGAGGCTGTGGAAGCCTGCACACAGCACCTCAGATAGCAACGGATcgctgttgttgttattgctgcTTCCAAAGCCGTGACCTGAATAGCTTCCATACAGCTCACAGACGCCCTAAGGACAAGCGCAGAGACCTTACCGTTGCCATCATCTGCAGGAAGCGGGAACCATAAAAACCAGATGTTAAGAGACGGTGGCAACAGGAATACGCTTCAGGATTTGGAACAGCAAACTCAAGCTTGCACTCAGCACAAGGCACAACATTTAGACCGTCTTATCTGAAAGCACGCATGTGGCCATTCGCTGGGGAGTTATCTGAACAGCAACCAGCCCAATctggctcctgctctgctgctcggCTTCCCCAGCAATccaggctttttcttttcacctcgTGGACGGAAACCCAGACCTGCTGACCTGGTGGAGCAGCAGCGCACCGCTTGTGCAACCACCTGCCTGGCAGCGGATCTGTCAGCAAGCGGAGAAAACAAACCCAGCCTTCTGCATGGCTTTCGGAGGCAGTCCCTTCGAGGCTCCACTTTTCCCTAGGCTCCCATCAGTTAACATCACTTCTCTGCATCGCCCCAGCCAAGCCCAGGCTGGGCACGCACCCCACAAGCCACGCTGACTCGCAGCTAGCAGAACCACAGCTCTGCCCCGTGACTACATTACCCTCTCTGTCTGGCCTCGGCACCTCCCTGTTATCAATCCTGCAGCTCGCGAGCAGCTGGGGTaattcagaaaagctttcacaGGGACACCCAGCAGGTCCTTCgcagcagcatccctgcttCAGGCAGCGGAGCCCGAGCAGACACCTCCTGCTTGCAAgcccccatcccatccatcggcagaggggaaggggcaggcaggagaggcACGGGGACAAGCACGTGCCTGTAAGCAGGGAGGACCAGCACAGAGGACCACATTTCAGCGAGGAA comes from Anser cygnoides isolate HZ-2024a breed goose chromosome 1, Taihu_goose_T2T_genome, whole genome shotgun sequence and encodes:
- the LOC106045206 gene encoding suppressor of cytokine signaling 1-like gives rise to the protein MIRGRPDDLHNTHATVSRPQRQHRSVLPSPAPPGLPDRFRMFRSCEWEVLERSLNILQASDFYWGPLSVGEAHAKLQREPVGTYLVRDSSQGNCLFSLSVRMPTGPVSLRISFQEGYFRLKNWFSDCVVRLLELVVAGTRNNPLHFDEMGGTPLVFSEPLCRSRRAVPTLRELCRRRLPAAGGAAAAGDTAGTCPQEVAASPLGRRRGSEQSVVPSPSAAGAGR